From a region of the Nothobranchius furzeri strain GRZ-AD chromosome 12, NfurGRZ-RIMD1, whole genome shotgun sequence genome:
- the nolc1 gene encoding nucleolar and coiled-body phosphoprotein 1 isoform X1, protein MRTWITSFPFLRSVVKMAESKSVPSDLFKCVYSFLLENKFTKAAQHFLKQTKVNPQDQNEESLVNIYNFWVTSPEAKKRKAPSDEAEAINGPSAKRAKPSAESSSSEESSDSEEEKAPAKAPAKGPPPAAAAAAAGSTRKKDSSSSSEESDSEDEQPAKAAAPKAGSAAVAKPKTVVPPKAAAQKKKESSSSEDSSSDSEDEEPAMTPAKPTPVKKAPAAAPVKKGPAAAAESSSEDSSSEDEAPPSKKPKPGAYSAVPPPATIQNAPAAPAKAAPAKAAPAKAAPAKAAPAKAAPAKAAPAKAAAAKAAEDDSSEEDSSSEEETAAAKKSVKKPAAQPAPPKGSLAKKDSSSSDSSSEDEAPAKPVATPSTPKAPVAASKPQAKAAETSSDSEDSSDDEDEPVKAKPPAKTAAAASKPAGKPPTAAESSSDSDSSSEDENQTVKAKPAAAKAATPKSKPAAAATGGKAVTPNKTKPAAESSSDSESDSSSEDESPKAKSAAAKTATPSSKPVTPAAKAAPAAKAAPATKAAPATKAAADSSSDSDSSSEDEEESAKKKPAAAKKAATTSKPATPAAKAAPAAKAAPAAKAAPAAKAAPAAKAAAESSSDSDSSSEDEEEPAKAKPAAAKKAATSSKPATPAAKAAPAAKAAPAAKAAPAAKAAADSSSDSDSSSEDEEESAKKKPAAAKKAATTSKPATPAAKAAPAAKAAADSSSDSDSSSEDEEEPAKAKPAAAKKAATSSHPATPAAKAAESSSDSDSSSEEEPVKGKPAAAKPVTPTSKPATPAGKPAAESSSDSSDTEEEAAKPAVKKQTPAATKKAAPAAAASAKKVTAAPGKKTEESSSESSDSSEEEAPTKPAATNGKAATPKAPKPAAKAAESSSSDSSSEEEEEASKSSKKAAVAAKATPAAKNKESSSSDSSSEEDEAPQKAATAPNTPMSNSTNGKRKRDEEEEETEQMTPKTKKVTTTPQTFPKANKKNSGRAR, encoded by the exons AATCCTCAAGATCAAAATGAAGAAAGCCTCGTTAACATCTACAACTTCTGGGTGAC GTCTCCTGAGGCTAAGAAGCGAAAAGCACCTTCCGATGAGGCTGAAGCCATCAACGGTCCATCAGCCAAGAGGGCAAAGCCCAGCGCTGAGAGCTCCAGCAGTGAAGAGTCGAGTGACTCAGAGGAGGAGAAGGCACCTGCAAAG GCTCCTGCTAAAggacctcctcctgctgctgctgctgctgctgctggcagcACCAGAAAGAAGGACAGCAGCTCCAGCAGTGAAGAATCTGACTCTGAAGATGAACAACCTGCTAAAGCTGCTGCACCAA AAGCTGGTTCTGCTGCCGTCGCGAAGCCCAAAACAGTCGTTCCTCCCAAAGCTGCAGCTCAGAAGAAGAAAGAGAGCAGCAGCAGTGAAGACAGCTCCTCTGATTCTGAAGACGAGGAGCCAGCCATG ACTCCAGCTAAACCGACCCCAGTGAAGAAGGCTCCTGCAGCTGCGCCGGTTAAGAAAGGACCTGCTGCGGCTGCTGAATCTAGCAGTGAAGACTCTTCATCTGAGGATGAAGCTCCACCAAGCAAAAAACCCAAACCAG GAGCCTACAGCGCAGTCCCACCTCCTGCTACAATCCAGAACGCTCCTGCTGCTCCTGCTAAAGCTGCTCCTGCTAAAGCTGCTCCTGCTAAAGCTGCTCCTGCTAAAGCTGCTCCTGCTAAAGCTGCTCCTGCTAAAGCTGCTCCTGCTAAAGCTGCAGCTGCAAAAGCTGCTGAAGATGACTCCTCAGAGGAGGATTCCAgttcagaggaggagacggcagcggctAAGAAGAGTGTAAAGAAGCCTGCAGCCCAACCTGCACCACCCAAGGGTAGTCTAGCCAAGAAGGACTCTTCGAGCTCAG ACAGCAGCTCTGAAGATGAGGCTCCAGCAAAACCAGTGGCTACACcttcaaccccaaaggcacccgttGCTGCCTCTAAACCCCAGGCAAAGGCAGCAGAGACCAGCTCAGACTCGGAGGATTCctctgatgatgaagatgaaccagTGAAAGCCAAGCCACCAGCTAAAACAGCTGCTGCTGCCTCAAAGCCTGCTGGGAAGCCACCTACTGCAGCAGAGAGCAGCTCCGACTCTGactcctcctctgaagatgaaAACCAGACCGTTAAGGCCAAGCCGGCTGCGGCTAAAGCAGCTACACCAAAATCAAAGCCTGCAGCTGCAGCCACCGGTGGAAAAGCTGTGACTCCTAATAAAACCAAACCAGCAGCAGAGAGCAGCTCAGACTCTGAGTCAGACTCCTCATCAGAAGATGAGTCACCTAAAGCAAAGTCAGCAGCAGCGAAAACAGCTACCCCATCATCAAAGCCTGTTACTCCTGCAGCTAAAGCAGCTCCTGCAGCTAAAGCAGCTCCTGCCACTAAAGCAGCTCCTGCCACTAAAGCAGCTGCAGACAGCAGCTCAGACTCTGACTCTTCATCAGAGGATGAAGAGGAGTCAGCCAAGAAAAAGCCGGCAGCAGCGAAAAAAGCTGCCACAACATCGAAGCCTGCTACTCCTGCAGCTAAAGCGGCTCCTGCAGCTAAAGCAGCTCCTGCAGCTAAAGCGGCTCCTGCAGCTAAAGCAGCTCCTGCAGCTAAAGCAGCTGCAGAGAGCAGCTCAGACTCTGACTCTTCATCAGAGGATGAAGAGGAGCCAGCCAAAGCAAAGCCAGCAGCAGCGAAAAAAGCTGCCACATCATCGAAGCCTGCTACTCCTGCAGCTAAAGCGGCTCCTGCAGCTAAAGCAGCTCCTGCAGCTAAAGCAGCTCCTGCCGCTAAAGCAGCTGCAGACAGCAGCTCAGACTCTGACTCTTCATCAGAGGATGAAGAGGAGTCAGCTAAGAAAAAGCCGGCAGCAGCGAAAAAAGCTGCCACAACATCGAAGCCTGCTACTCCTGCAGCTAAAGCAGCTCCGGCAGCTAAAGCAGCTGCAGACAGCAGCTCAGACTCTGACTCTTCATCAGAGGATGAAGAGGAGCCAGCCAAAGCAAAGCCAGCAGCAGCGAAAAAAGCTGCCACATCATCGCATCCTGCTACTCCTGCAGCTAAAGCAGCTGAAAGCAGCTCTGACTCTGACTCCTCTTCTGAGGAAGAGCCAGTCAAGGGTAAACCAGCAGCGGCTAAACCAGTGACCCCTACCTCAAAACCTGCTACACCTGCAGGAAAACCAGCTGCAGAGAGCAGTTCTGACAGCTCAGACACTGAAGAGGAAGCTGCCAAACCTGCAGTCAAGAAGCAAACCCCAGCAGCAACCAAAAAGGctgctcctgcagcagcagctaGTGCCAAGAAAGTAACTGCAGCTCCAGGTAAAAAAACAGAAGAGAGCAGCTCAGAGTCTTCGGATAGCTCAGAAGAAGAGGCCCCCACTAAGCCTGCAGCCACAAACGGAAAAGCAGCAACTCCTAAGGCACCCAAACCTGCAGCAAAAGCTGCTGAGTCTTCATCCAGTGACAGCAGttctgaagaggaggaagaggccaGCAAAAGTAGTAAAAAAGCTGCTGTGGCAGCCAAGGCAACCCCTGCAGCTAAAAACAAGGAAAGCAGCTCCTCGGACAGTTCTTCAGAGGAAGATGAAGCTCCACAGAAAGCTGCCACTGCACCAAACACCCCCATGAGCAACA GTACCAATGGAAAGAGGAAACgagatgaagaagaggaagaaacagAACAGATGACCCCGAAAACCAAGAAAGTGACTACCACACCTCAGACGTTCCCAAAAGCCAATAAGAAG AATAGTGGAAGAGCACGTTGA
- the nolc1 gene encoding nucleolar and coiled-body phosphoprotein 1 isoform X2, whose product MAESKSVPSDLFKCVYSFLLENKFTKAAQHFLKQTKVNPQDQNEESLVNIYNFWVTSPEAKKRKAPSDEAEAINGPSAKRAKPSAESSSSEESSDSEEEKAPAKAPAKGPPPAAAAAAAGSTRKKDSSSSSEESDSEDEQPAKAAAPKAGSAAVAKPKTVVPPKAAAQKKKESSSSEDSSSDSEDEEPAMTPAKPTPVKKAPAAAPVKKGPAAAAESSSEDSSSEDEAPPSKKPKPGAYSAVPPPATIQNAPAAPAKAAPAKAAPAKAAPAKAAPAKAAPAKAAPAKAAAAKAAEDDSSEEDSSSEEETAAAKKSVKKPAAQPAPPKGSLAKKDSSSSDSSSEDEAPAKPVATPSTPKAPVAASKPQAKAAETSSDSEDSSDDEDEPVKAKPPAKTAAAASKPAGKPPTAAESSSDSDSSSEDENQTVKAKPAAAKAATPKSKPAAAATGGKAVTPNKTKPAAESSSDSESDSSSEDESPKAKSAAAKTATPSSKPVTPAAKAAPAAKAAPATKAAPATKAAADSSSDSDSSSEDEEESAKKKPAAAKKAATTSKPATPAAKAAPAAKAAPAAKAAPAAKAAPAAKAAAESSSDSDSSSEDEEEPAKAKPAAAKKAATSSKPATPAAKAAPAAKAAPAAKAAPAAKAAADSSSDSDSSSEDEEESAKKKPAAAKKAATTSKPATPAAKAAPAAKAAADSSSDSDSSSEDEEEPAKAKPAAAKKAATSSHPATPAAKAAESSSDSDSSSEEEPVKGKPAAAKPVTPTSKPATPAGKPAAESSSDSSDTEEEAAKPAVKKQTPAATKKAAPAAAASAKKVTAAPGKKTEESSSESSDSSEEEAPTKPAATNGKAATPKAPKPAAKAAESSSSDSSSEEEEEASKSSKKAAVAAKATPAAKNKESSSSDSSSEEDEAPQKAATAPNTPMSNSTNGKRKRDEEEEETEQMTPKTKKVTTTPQTFPKANKKSANVPFRRIVEEHVEVDPRLADNSFDAKRGSNGDWGQKANDVLRFTKGKSFRHEKTKKKRGSYRGGAISTSVNSIKFDSD is encoded by the exons AATCCTCAAGATCAAAATGAAGAAAGCCTCGTTAACATCTACAACTTCTGGGTGAC GTCTCCTGAGGCTAAGAAGCGAAAAGCACCTTCCGATGAGGCTGAAGCCATCAACGGTCCATCAGCCAAGAGGGCAAAGCCCAGCGCTGAGAGCTCCAGCAGTGAAGAGTCGAGTGACTCAGAGGAGGAGAAGGCACCTGCAAAG GCTCCTGCTAAAggacctcctcctgctgctgctgctgctgctgctggcagcACCAGAAAGAAGGACAGCAGCTCCAGCAGTGAAGAATCTGACTCTGAAGATGAACAACCTGCTAAAGCTGCTGCACCAA AAGCTGGTTCTGCTGCCGTCGCGAAGCCCAAAACAGTCGTTCCTCCCAAAGCTGCAGCTCAGAAGAAGAAAGAGAGCAGCAGCAGTGAAGACAGCTCCTCTGATTCTGAAGACGAGGAGCCAGCCATG ACTCCAGCTAAACCGACCCCAGTGAAGAAGGCTCCTGCAGCTGCGCCGGTTAAGAAAGGACCTGCTGCGGCTGCTGAATCTAGCAGTGAAGACTCTTCATCTGAGGATGAAGCTCCACCAAGCAAAAAACCCAAACCAG GAGCCTACAGCGCAGTCCCACCTCCTGCTACAATCCAGAACGCTCCTGCTGCTCCTGCTAAAGCTGCTCCTGCTAAAGCTGCTCCTGCTAAAGCTGCTCCTGCTAAAGCTGCTCCTGCTAAAGCTGCTCCTGCTAAAGCTGCTCCTGCTAAAGCTGCAGCTGCAAAAGCTGCTGAAGATGACTCCTCAGAGGAGGATTCCAgttcagaggaggagacggcagcggctAAGAAGAGTGTAAAGAAGCCTGCAGCCCAACCTGCACCACCCAAGGGTAGTCTAGCCAAGAAGGACTCTTCGAGCTCAG ACAGCAGCTCTGAAGATGAGGCTCCAGCAAAACCAGTGGCTACACcttcaaccccaaaggcacccgttGCTGCCTCTAAACCCCAGGCAAAGGCAGCAGAGACCAGCTCAGACTCGGAGGATTCctctgatgatgaagatgaaccagTGAAAGCCAAGCCACCAGCTAAAACAGCTGCTGCTGCCTCAAAGCCTGCTGGGAAGCCACCTACTGCAGCAGAGAGCAGCTCCGACTCTGactcctcctctgaagatgaaAACCAGACCGTTAAGGCCAAGCCGGCTGCGGCTAAAGCAGCTACACCAAAATCAAAGCCTGCAGCTGCAGCCACCGGTGGAAAAGCTGTGACTCCTAATAAAACCAAACCAGCAGCAGAGAGCAGCTCAGACTCTGAGTCAGACTCCTCATCAGAAGATGAGTCACCTAAAGCAAAGTCAGCAGCAGCGAAAACAGCTACCCCATCATCAAAGCCTGTTACTCCTGCAGCTAAAGCAGCTCCTGCAGCTAAAGCAGCTCCTGCCACTAAAGCAGCTCCTGCCACTAAAGCAGCTGCAGACAGCAGCTCAGACTCTGACTCTTCATCAGAGGATGAAGAGGAGTCAGCCAAGAAAAAGCCGGCAGCAGCGAAAAAAGCTGCCACAACATCGAAGCCTGCTACTCCTGCAGCTAAAGCGGCTCCTGCAGCTAAAGCAGCTCCTGCAGCTAAAGCGGCTCCTGCAGCTAAAGCAGCTCCTGCAGCTAAAGCAGCTGCAGAGAGCAGCTCAGACTCTGACTCTTCATCAGAGGATGAAGAGGAGCCAGCCAAAGCAAAGCCAGCAGCAGCGAAAAAAGCTGCCACATCATCGAAGCCTGCTACTCCTGCAGCTAAAGCGGCTCCTGCAGCTAAAGCAGCTCCTGCAGCTAAAGCAGCTCCTGCCGCTAAAGCAGCTGCAGACAGCAGCTCAGACTCTGACTCTTCATCAGAGGATGAAGAGGAGTCAGCTAAGAAAAAGCCGGCAGCAGCGAAAAAAGCTGCCACAACATCGAAGCCTGCTACTCCTGCAGCTAAAGCAGCTCCGGCAGCTAAAGCAGCTGCAGACAGCAGCTCAGACTCTGACTCTTCATCAGAGGATGAAGAGGAGCCAGCCAAAGCAAAGCCAGCAGCAGCGAAAAAAGCTGCCACATCATCGCATCCTGCTACTCCTGCAGCTAAAGCAGCTGAAAGCAGCTCTGACTCTGACTCCTCTTCTGAGGAAGAGCCAGTCAAGGGTAAACCAGCAGCGGCTAAACCAGTGACCCCTACCTCAAAACCTGCTACACCTGCAGGAAAACCAGCTGCAGAGAGCAGTTCTGACAGCTCAGACACTGAAGAGGAAGCTGCCAAACCTGCAGTCAAGAAGCAAACCCCAGCAGCAACCAAAAAGGctgctcctgcagcagcagctaGTGCCAAGAAAGTAACTGCAGCTCCAGGTAAAAAAACAGAAGAGAGCAGCTCAGAGTCTTCGGATAGCTCAGAAGAAGAGGCCCCCACTAAGCCTGCAGCCACAAACGGAAAAGCAGCAACTCCTAAGGCACCCAAACCTGCAGCAAAAGCTGCTGAGTCTTCATCCAGTGACAGCAGttctgaagaggaggaagaggccaGCAAAAGTAGTAAAAAAGCTGCTGTGGCAGCCAAGGCAACCCCTGCAGCTAAAAACAAGGAAAGCAGCTCCTCGGACAGTTCTTCAGAGGAAGATGAAGCTCCACAGAAAGCTGCCACTGCACCAAACACCCCCATGAGCAACA GTACCAATGGAAAGAGGAAACgagatgaagaagaggaagaaacagAACAGATGACCCCGAAAACCAAGAAAGTGACTACCACACCTCAGACGTTCCCAAAAGCCAATAAGAAG tcTGCCAATGTGCCCTTCCGCAGAATAGTGGAAGAGCACGTTGAGGTGGATCCCCGTCTTGCAGATAACTCCTTTGATGCTAAG CGTGGATCTAACGGAGACTGGGGACAGAAAGCCAATGATGTTCTCAGGTTCACAAAAGGCAAATCATTCCGTCAtgaaaagacgaagaagaagagggGTAGCTACCGAGGCGGAGCCATTTCCACCTCCGTCAACTCCATCAAGTTTGACAGTGACTGA